In Terriglobus sp. TAA 43, a single window of DNA contains:
- the yidC gene encoding membrane protein insertase YidC, with translation MAEIKNPNQGGGGSQSNTTFLVMLVVMFGVFAGLQFYKSKQKQPLQPPTAQTQSQSAPVSAPTGSKADFNANAVQAPAASGASNTVSAAAEQTTTVENELYKITFSNRGAEVRSWVLKKFKSRYGAPLDLVNAKASHEFGFPMSLHTYDAGTTAGLKQALFVPSATGNLTAPQTLTYHYTQGNVDVEKTFSFDSTYVLKATVTAKVNGSPVRALLAWPAGFGDQEQVLDYNGSRIETMKDGKAEHIEFKKVSGGETLNAPLQYAGTADGYFAAVFLPDNAGSATAVMLHNTIDVNKLHRDGTVSEKSVDVPVVGIAAGSTENSSSMRVYVGPKSVDVLKGIKVSGSSETLEPVVDFGFWGPFAKALFLLLNWIHDHVASNWGWAIVVLTIVVNIVILPFRYQTMKSGLKMQRIQPQMDAIKAKYAKYKVTDPKRADMNAEIMALQKDNGVNMFGGCVPTLLTFPLLFAMLGMLPKVVELREAHWFWLHDLTVADPYHILPIVMVLTQFLTQFYMPAPGMDPQQQKMMAFTMPLFSGFITWNYSSGLALYWCVGNIIMILAQFAMNQTKEGREMRELAAKRARRKAGQPRTIQGKR, from the coding sequence GTGGCAGAGATCAAGAACCCTAATCAGGGAGGCGGCGGCTCGCAGAGCAACACCACCTTCCTCGTAATGTTGGTCGTCATGTTCGGCGTATTTGCCGGGCTTCAGTTCTATAAATCGAAGCAGAAGCAGCCGCTGCAGCCGCCCACGGCGCAGACACAGAGCCAGAGCGCGCCGGTAAGTGCGCCGACGGGCAGCAAAGCTGACTTCAACGCGAACGCCGTGCAGGCTCCTGCGGCCAGTGGCGCCAGCAACACGGTTTCCGCTGCTGCTGAGCAGACCACGACCGTTGAGAACGAACTGTACAAGATCACCTTCAGCAACCGCGGCGCGGAAGTTCGATCGTGGGTTCTGAAGAAGTTCAAGAGCCGTTACGGCGCTCCGCTGGACCTGGTGAACGCGAAGGCGAGCCACGAGTTTGGCTTCCCCATGTCGCTGCACACCTATGACGCGGGCACCACGGCTGGCCTGAAGCAGGCTCTGTTTGTGCCTTCTGCCACGGGCAACCTAACCGCTCCCCAGACACTGACCTACCACTACACACAGGGCAACGTGGATGTGGAGAAGACCTTCAGCTTTGACAGCACCTACGTGTTGAAGGCCACTGTCACTGCGAAGGTGAACGGCTCTCCGGTGCGCGCTCTGCTGGCATGGCCTGCGGGCTTTGGCGACCAGGAGCAGGTGCTGGATTACAACGGTTCGCGCATTGAAACGATGAAGGACGGCAAGGCCGAACACATCGAATTCAAGAAGGTTTCCGGCGGCGAAACGCTGAATGCTCCGCTGCAGTATGCGGGTACAGCGGATGGTTATTTTGCCGCGGTGTTCCTACCGGATAACGCTGGTTCTGCGACTGCGGTTATGCTGCACAACACCATCGACGTGAACAAGCTGCATCGTGACGGCACAGTGTCTGAGAAGTCTGTCGATGTTCCGGTTGTGGGCATTGCTGCAGGCAGCACGGAAAACAGCAGCAGCATGCGTGTGTACGTTGGACCGAAGTCTGTCGATGTGCTGAAGGGCATCAAGGTTTCGGGATCGAGCGAGACGCTGGAGCCGGTTGTTGACTTTGGTTTCTGGGGACCGTTCGCAAAGGCTCTGTTCCTGCTGCTGAACTGGATTCACGATCACGTTGCCAGCAACTGGGGATGGGCGATTGTGGTGCTCACCATCGTGGTGAACATTGTGATCCTGCCGTTCCGCTACCAGACCATGAAGAGCGGCCTGAAGATGCAGCGCATCCAGCCGCAGATGGACGCCATCAAGGCGAAGTATGCCAAGTACAAGGTGACCGATCCGAAGCGTGCAGATATGAACGCCGAGATCATGGCGCTGCAGAAGGACAACGGCGTGAACATGTTCGGCGGCTGCGTACCGACGCTGCTGACGTTCCCGCTCCTGTTCGCCATGCTGGGCATGCTGCCCAAGGTGGTGGAGCTGCGCGAGGCGCATTGGTTCTGGCTGCATGACCTGACCGTGGCCGATCCGTACCACATCCTGCCGATCGTGATGGTGCTGACGCAGTTCCTGACGCAGTTCTATATGCCTGCGCCGGGTATGGATCCGCAGCAGCAGAAGATGATGGCGTTCACGATGCCGCTGTTCTCCGGGTTCATTACGTGGAACTATTCGTCGGGTCTGGCGCTGTATTGGTGCGTGGGTAACATCATCATGATCCTGGCGCAGTTCGCGATGAACCAGACCAAGGAAGGCCGCGAAATGCGCGAGCTGGCTGCGAAGCGTGCACGCCGCAAGGCAGGTCAACCGCGGACGATCCAGGGCAAGCGATAG
- a CDS encoding R3H domain-containing nucleic acid-binding protein — protein MQDLKTAAQQTQDFLRMLTSTGGFKLRFRIVAGAGAADPDGLEDRLIYVELSGPDEQMLIQRDGELLRSLEHVCAKILRLEPEEHDRISFDACGYKAERNREILDLAEEGIEAVKNSRKPYRYEPMSSRERRMLHLALKKAEGLRTESSGEGPSRFVVLYPEGWQARERDDRAAKIRERFRRR, from the coding sequence ATGCAGGATCTGAAGACCGCAGCCCAGCAGACGCAAGATTTTCTGAGAATGCTGACCTCTACCGGTGGATTCAAACTCCGCTTCCGCATTGTGGCTGGCGCGGGCGCCGCCGATCCGGATGGGCTGGAAGATCGCCTGATCTATGTGGAGTTGAGCGGCCCGGACGAGCAGATGCTGATTCAGCGCGATGGTGAACTGCTGCGCTCGCTGGAGCATGTGTGCGCGAAGATTCTGCGGCTGGAGCCGGAAGAACACGACCGCATCAGCTTCGACGCGTGCGGCTACAAGGCGGAGCGCAATCGCGAGATTCTGGACCTGGCGGAAGAAGGCATTGAAGCCGTAAAGAACAGCCGCAAGCCTTACCGCTATGAGCCGATGAGCAGCCGCGAACGCCGCATGTTGCACCTGGCGCTGAAGAAGGCTGAGGGGCTGCGCACCGAATCCAGTGGTGAAGGCCCAAGCCGGTTTGTGGTCCTGTATCCCGAAGGCTGGCAGGCACGCGAACGTGATGACCGCGCGGCAAAAATTCGCGAACGCTTCCGCCGCCGGTAG
- a CDS encoding GIY-YIG nuclease family protein, protein MCADRGNTGGTMPPMPKVHAYWVYILSSRSRTLYIGVTNDLVHRILQHREGNGSVFTQRYRVTRLVYFEQFQFIHDAIAREKELKDWRREKKVTLIESGNPSWSDLGEGWSREVVTPQYDWKRERG, encoded by the coding sequence ATGTGTGCCGATCGCGGCAACACTGGTGGTACTATGCCACCCATGCCCAAAGTCCACGCCTACTGGGTGTACATCCTATCCAGCCGCTCCAGAACCCTTTATATCGGCGTCACGAACGACTTGGTACACCGCATTCTCCAGCACCGCGAAGGGAATGGGAGCGTTTTTACTCAACGCTATCGTGTGACACGCCTTGTCTATTTCGAGCAGTTTCAGTTCATCCACGATGCCATCGCGCGTGAGAAGGAGCTGAAAGACTGGCGTCGCGAGAAGAAGGTAACACTGATCGAGAGTGGCAATCCGTCGTGGAGCGATCTCGGTGAAGGATGGTCCCGTGAGGTTGTAACTCCCCAGTACGACTGGAAGCGCGAACGTGGTTAG
- a CDS encoding DUF885 family protein, with translation MPPSARLISMRITSALLLACTAVSVCVSLPAQTSVADRTAAQNALFEEYFQNGLKRNPTGATSFGDYRYNDQLGDYSLASIQRDHAENDDFLKRLKAISTDGMTDTDVTSHALLQDRLERGDVSYELKNYEMPINQQNGIHTGLADLALSMPFDSVKHYEDYVARLKQIPRVLSETTDVMRIGLKDGLMPPKVITEKLAGQCDGVVKANPFLLPTKKFPASFSDADKTRLTQEITDAVNNDVFPAYAKFSAFLRNDYAPKGREALSIESLPDGKRRYAEAVKQMTTLDITPAAVHQLGLDEVKRITAEMTVLAKKAGYKDLAAMRTAINADPKWKPKSEEQIVEDFRRYIAQMEPKLSELFGLLPKSPVTVEPIPDFAAAEATHYNAGTPDGKRPGRVVVAVANPTTRTLVLDEAVAYHEGVPGHHMQISVAQQLKGLPKFRLRGGYSAFSEGWALYSEELGKEVGFYQDPVSDYGRLNSELFRAVRLVVDTGIHDKGWTRQQVIDYMHANDVNDALAQTETDRYIAWPGQALSYKMGQLEIRKLREKAKAKLGAKFDIKAFHDEVLNGGALPLTVLDARVSKWIDEQAKK, from the coding sequence ATGCCTCCGTCTGCTAGGCTCATTTCCATGCGAATTACGTCTGCCCTGTTGCTTGCCTGCACAGCCGTTTCTGTGTGTGTTTCACTGCCTGCTCAAACTTCCGTTGCGGACCGCACGGCTGCGCAGAATGCGCTGTTTGAGGAGTATTTCCAGAACGGGCTGAAGCGCAATCCGACAGGAGCCACTTCGTTTGGCGACTATCGTTACAACGACCAGCTGGGCGACTATTCGCTTGCTTCCATTCAGCGCGATCACGCGGAGAACGATGACTTCCTGAAGCGGCTGAAGGCTATCTCCACCGACGGCATGACGGACACCGATGTTACCTCGCATGCATTGCTGCAGGATCGCCTGGAGCGTGGCGATGTGAGCTATGAGCTGAAGAATTACGAGATGCCCATCAATCAGCAGAACGGAATTCATACCGGACTGGCTGACCTGGCGCTGAGTATGCCGTTCGATTCCGTGAAGCATTACGAAGACTACGTTGCGCGTTTGAAGCAGATTCCGCGCGTGCTGAGTGAGACGACGGACGTGATGCGCATTGGCCTGAAGGATGGCCTGATGCCGCCGAAGGTCATCACAGAGAAGCTCGCCGGGCAGTGCGATGGCGTGGTGAAGGCGAATCCGTTTCTTCTGCCTACGAAGAAGTTCCCCGCCAGCTTCAGCGATGCGGATAAGACGCGGTTGACGCAGGAGATCACCGATGCTGTGAACAATGACGTCTTCCCCGCGTACGCAAAGTTCTCCGCGTTTCTGCGCAATGACTATGCACCGAAGGGACGCGAGGCGCTTTCGATTGAATCGCTGCCGGACGGCAAGCGCCGCTATGCCGAAGCAGTGAAGCAGATGACGACGCTGGACATTACGCCTGCGGCGGTTCATCAGCTTGGACTGGATGAGGTAAAGCGCATCACGGCGGAGATGACCGTGCTGGCGAAGAAGGCAGGCTACAAGGATCTGGCCGCAATGCGAACGGCCATTAATGCTGATCCGAAGTGGAAGCCGAAGAGCGAAGAACAGATCGTGGAAGACTTCCGCAGGTACATTGCGCAGATGGAGCCGAAGCTGTCGGAACTGTTCGGCCTGTTGCCTAAGTCGCCTGTGACGGTGGAGCCGATTCCTGATTTTGCTGCTGCGGAGGCCACGCACTACAACGCTGGTACGCCGGACGGGAAGCGTCCGGGCCGCGTGGTGGTCGCGGTTGCGAATCCGACGACGCGCACGCTAGTGCTGGATGAAGCCGTTGCGTATCACGAGGGTGTGCCGGGGCATCACATGCAGATCAGCGTGGCGCAGCAGTTGAAGGGATTGCCGAAGTTCCGTTTGCGCGGCGGCTACTCCGCGTTTAGCGAAGGCTGGGCTTTGTACTCAGAGGAACTGGGCAAGGAAGTTGGTTTCTATCAGGACCCCGTTAGCGACTACGGCCGACTGAACAGCGAACTCTTCCGCGCGGTGCGACTCGTTGTGGACACTGGCATCCATGACAAGGGATGGACGCGGCAGCAGGTGATTGATTACATGCATGCCAACGACGTGAACGACGCGCTGGCGCAGACGGAAACAGACCGCTACATTGCATGGCCGGGACAGGCGCTGAGCTACAAGATGGGTCAGCTTGAGATTCGCAAGCTGCGCGAGAAGGCAAAAGCGAAGCTGGGTGCGAAGTTCGACATTAAGGCGTTCCATGACGAGGTGCTGAACGGTGGCGCGTTGCCGCTGACTGTGCTGGATGCGCGTGTGTCGAAGTGGATCGACGAGCAGGCCAAAAAGTAG
- the mnmE gene encoding tRNA uridine-5-carboxymethylaminomethyl(34) synthesis GTPase MnmE: MSAMHDLLDETTIVAVATPAGRGGIGVVRLSGSNALAVAQQLLAKISWAAPRHAVYGILRDADGTRIDDAIATYYKAPQSYTGEDVVEIAAHGSPVVLDWLLRRCVELGATPARAGEFTERAFLRGRLDLTEAEAVRDLIDAQTLEQAKLAAEQMSGSIAAEIRPAKDALLVLIATLEAGIDFAEDDTPTMAADEIVAGVRDVQQPLQTLLASFTHGRLMREGLQLAIVGKPNAGKSSLFNRLVEQDRAIVTATPGTTRDVIAERVNLNGIPVELLDTAGIRDTADEAERMGVERSRRAIADADAVLLVVDATEIASSQANTLEAYLEEPLAEALQNRPLLVAWNKADLRHGSQSLLANAKGVVTSAATGEGIAELREEILRMTGSQPSAAGATLTNLRQRDAVQSALEALERAVGAARTGIPHEMVLLDLYECLRALDSLTGQTTADDVLNRIFSSFCIGK; the protein is encoded by the coding sequence ATGAGTGCAATGCACGACCTTCTGGATGAGACCACTATTGTTGCTGTCGCTACGCCTGCGGGACGTGGTGGCATTGGTGTGGTTCGTTTGTCTGGGAGCAACGCGCTCGCTGTGGCTCAGCAGTTGTTGGCAAAGATTTCGTGGGCCGCGCCGCGCCATGCAGTCTATGGCATTCTGCGCGATGCGGATGGCACGCGTATCGATGATGCCATTGCAACGTATTACAAGGCGCCGCAAAGTTACACCGGTGAAGATGTGGTGGAGATTGCTGCGCATGGTTCGCCTGTAGTGTTGGACTGGTTGCTGCGGCGATGCGTGGAACTGGGCGCTACGCCTGCGCGCGCGGGTGAGTTCACCGAACGTGCATTTCTGCGTGGGCGTCTTGACCTGACGGAAGCTGAAGCGGTGCGCGATCTGATTGATGCGCAAACACTGGAGCAGGCGAAGCTGGCGGCGGAGCAGATGAGTGGCAGCATTGCCGCAGAGATTCGTCCTGCAAAAGATGCACTGCTGGTTCTCATCGCAACGCTTGAGGCGGGCATTGACTTTGCAGAAGATGACACGCCCACGATGGCGGCGGATGAGATCGTTGCGGGTGTCCGCGATGTGCAGCAACCATTGCAAACATTGCTGGCTAGTTTTACGCATGGGCGTTTGATGCGGGAGGGACTTCAGCTTGCCATTGTGGGCAAGCCGAACGCAGGCAAGAGTTCGCTGTTCAATCGGCTGGTGGAGCAGGATCGTGCGATTGTTACGGCCACGCCGGGCACTACGCGCGATGTGATTGCGGAGCGGGTGAACCTGAACGGCATTCCGGTGGAGTTGCTGGATACTGCGGGCATTCGCGACACAGCAGACGAAGCGGAACGCATGGGTGTGGAGCGTTCGCGACGCGCGATTGCTGATGCTGATGCGGTGCTTCTTGTTGTGGACGCGACAGAGATCGCGAGCTCACAAGCGAATACGCTTGAGGCTTATCTTGAAGAGCCACTGGCAGAGGCGCTGCAGAATCGCCCACTGCTGGTGGCGTGGAACAAGGCGGATCTCCGCCACGGTTCGCAGTCTCTTCTTGCGAATGCAAAAGGCGTGGTCACTTCTGCCGCGACAGGCGAAGGTATTGCAGAGCTTCGTGAAGAGATTCTGCGCATGACGGGATCGCAGCCCTCTGCAGCAGGCGCTACGTTGACAAACCTGCGTCAACGAGATGCGGTGCAGAGTGCGCTGGAAGCATTGGAACGCGCTGTAGGAGCGGCTCGCACTGGCATACCGCATGAGATGGTGCTGCTGGATCTGTACGAATGCCTGCGTGCGTTGGATTCGCTCACTGGGCAGACCACGGCAGACGATGTGCTGAACCGTATCTTCTCCAGCTTTTGCATTGGTAAGTAG